Sequence from the Argentina anserina chromosome 7, drPotAnse1.1, whole genome shotgun sequence genome:
AAGGTGAATATTACGTGAGTTCAATTCGGTGGCCAAAGCAAGCACCACAGACGCAAGAAAACGTGATCAATCAAGGCTGGAAGCTTCATGTCTAAGCTCCCTAGCTTGTGCATGTCTAGACTCCACTCGATTTACTTTTAGGTCAAATGAAAGTTTCAGACATGGGTCTACAAATCTTAAACTTATAGTTAACGTGAACCCTTGAGGAAAAGGGAAAATGTAGTTGATAATGAAGAAGCTGAAGAAAAACATATTGAATATTTCTGTGTGTAGTCTTAAGCTCTTATAGTAGAAGAGAGTTTAGGTATAATGATTCAGATGACGCTAGTTGGACTAAACCCTTTTACTCTCCCCTCAAATGGAATTTAAATGATTAGTGGCATCTCTTCTTTGATGTCCTTTTGCTTTTGTTAAAAAGAAATGTGACAGTACCGATATTTTGATAACAAAATTTGATGTTCTTTTATTTAATAGTTTTTTCCTTAGTTGTGCTCAATTTATATTTAATGGTAGACTGTAATGAGACAATTAATTAGCGTGATCTTAGCTGTGTTATTAGTCAACATCGATGAAATTAAATCGAATGATAATTACTGAGCACTACTTAGTAAGAATAATTTACTAACATAGTTCAACAAAACTAAGTAATGTAAACGGGAATTTGATGATGCTCATGTACATACGCGTTTAGATGAAATGTATTTTTCATaggtatattaatatatatacatttacgTGTATATGTATTATACATAAATCCTTATATGTACGGGATGCAACTACATATACAATCTTAGTCATAAAAATATTTAGATCCTACTATATGGGAAGAACACTTTTTAAgattaattacattttattccccATTGAGAATGATGAAAACCAATTTCAATTTAAATACTTGAAATGCTTCCAAAAAAGCCCATATGTTTGGCTTTTTCCAGTTTACACCCACTGTTTAATTTGCTCCATccaataaataatttgataaaaCATAGAATTTCCTAGGCATTGTTATTCTTCGACCACGCGCCTAAATTAGTGGTTGATCAACAAGTCCTCCAATGTGGTATCGCGTAATCACATAGTAAAGTAAATAAACCTCGAGTACAAGATAAGAAAACAAGACAAAAAGATATGTACAAGTCAAAGATTGATGAGCTCTTGTTCACCCAATGATTATGATTAAGAACAAGGTTTACCTAATCTCAAACCCAGCGGTTTTAACATTTTtgttcaaaaacaaaacaccaATGCAATAAAAATTCTCAAACAATCACACGTACAAAGGCCGACCGCCGATTCTTGATGCATGTAAATTTTCCGTtatattttacaaatttgtttctcaataagtaaaaaaaaaaaaatttggacgATTAATTTTCATGGTAGCCGCTGTTTATATCAAACCTTCTAAATTAGCGTGGGTAAATAACAAGATACACGAACATTGATCATCACTTAAACCTCAATGTCCCCAAGCACATGTTCTTCTTATtctccttcctcctccactGTGTTCTAACtctgatctctctctctctctctctctctctctctctctctctcaaatttaatatagGTACCAAATACCCCATTCCACACCTCATCCACACTCGCACACAAATTCCCAACCCAAATAAAAGCCCTCACCCACCCCTCTCTTTCTTTCCTCAAAAGAAAatctaaaaccaaaaccaagagcagggagaaggagaaggagaaggagaaggagaagaagacctCTCTACCCTTAACCAAGAGCAAAGGCTGAAGAATAACTAGGAGCTGTTTCAATTTCTACAGAGGAATTGCCCAGAAATTGAGTACAGACTTCTGGGCATTTTGGTGTTCGGAAAAAAACTTCAAATGTGTCAATGAGGTGCAAGAAGCACGCCGCCGACCTCACTAGCACCGTCGGCGTCTGCGCCTCATGTCTCCGGGAACGCCTCACCACCATCATCGAGGCCCAGACCCGAGCCCAGGGCCAATTACAAATCCAGGCTCAGCTCTCCTGCCTCCACTCCCGCAACAGCGGCGTCGCTCCGGAAGAACAGCCCCACCACCCGAACCCGCCGCCGCCGCTCATATTCCCCCGGTCCGTCTCCCCTTACGTCTCCCGCCGTAAATCCGACGACTCCGCCTGGCCGCACCACCACAGCCGCTCCGATCACGACCACGACAACGACAACAGCCACAGCCACCAACGCCATCATATCCGATTCTACAGTACGCCCCAGGTGGGGCCTACCTACGACGGCGCTCCGGCCACTATCGGAGGCTCGTGCAAGAAGAGCCGGCCGAGGTTCTCGCTCCTGACGAGTCTGTTCCGGTCCAGATCCGACAAGTTCTGGACGGATCCTAGGGTTTCGTCGCGGGACTCGATTCCGACGTCGGCCTCCGCCGCTGCGTCGCCGTCGTGGCTCTCCTCGATCTTCGCCGGGAAAAGAGGGAAGAAATCGAAGCAATGCTTCGCCGACGAGACTCCGGTCCGCGTGAGATCTCGCCACAGAAGAGCGCGCGGAATGTCGCCGGATTTCACGCACGACGGTGGCGGCGACGACTGCGAACCGTCAGCGTCGGGAAGCGGAGACTCGTCGACGCCGGATTGGAAGAGGACGCCGGTGCAAGCCACGCCGTCGCGGCGGACGCGTTCGGGTCCGGTGAAGAACGTGTCGGGTCTGACGTTCTGTCTTAGCCCGCTGGTTCGGGCGCACTGGAACCAGAAAGGCATGCAGGGGTTCCCTCCGGAGCATGGGATCACCGGCGAGATTAGGGTGGCGACGAGGCCGCACTTGTCGTCCGCGGCGTCTTTTAGCATGAACCGGTCGAGGAAACTCGCCGATTTCGGTAGAGTCACATCCAACCGTTGATGATGCTGACTGCGTCGTTGACAACGCAGAGCTCCATTTACATTGGAAATGTACGGTTTTACCCCTTGCCCCCATCTTggcctgtttttttttctctttaaacTTCGAAAaacattgaaaagaaaaaagaagaagaagaagggaatGTTCCCTGCACTGTATACTAATCGTTGCTTGTTACCACAGGACAGATATTTTTTGTTGTATAATCTTGGCGTCTTATAATTTTAATACAGTGAGTAAATTGTTTCCactttttcttctcctttttaaAATTCACgatttctttctgtaatcttTACACTTACAACTTCATCGCTTTTATGTGCTCGTAATCGTTACATTTACAACTGTGTGTGTAGCTTTTATGTGCTAACAGATTTTGTTGGATTACAATGTACTTCTAATTTGCCTTCATTCACACAATTCCTAGCATGAATCTTGATAGGTATATTGAACTAGCTTTTCTCGATATCAAATTAGTCGATATCTGTATGGAGCTAGTTTAACTGTGTCCATCTCGAAATTGTTGACTTAGTGTATCGATTTTAATATTGTCGAATGAAACATCATCGTAATTGAAATTTCGAAATTCGATGGGGACTAGCCGACTAGGAACCTTGAGGGATCAAGGTGATGCCTCTCTCCGCACTAAAAATGTGGGAGCCGGTGTGGGTGGGGTTGGTGATGAGTTGCGCTGGTGGGTCCGCGACGGCACTTCCGATGGCAATCCTGGCCATTAAACCACCACTACTGGCGGGACCGAAGGTGGAGCGATGGAACCCGCTGAGTCATCCACGCGTCTGTGTTTAAGTGAAGCTTGTGCGGGTGTTGAAACTTAATGTGGGTCTGGTTGCATAGGATTCTGACCTCATTTTTTAAAGAAGCTGGTGTAAACTGTAAAGTGTGTGGGACCCGAGTTTGGAATGGAGGGGGAGcttcttgtttctttttcacCTGACCAAATCTTACTTTACTAACGGTCATGGAAGAAGAGAGTCTTCGTCGGGATAAAAAGGTTTAACGGGGAAAAGGATGTTCAGACTTCCCATCTTGCTTGATCCGTCGAATTACTTCTCTACTTGGACTTTGGTGATCGAGTTGTCCAATTACAATGGCCAGAATGCAAGATGTTGGTTCGATTTTTCAACCTTTTTCCCGCTGCTTGAGTGTGGATTACGTGTTGGTAAGATGGGTAATTTTGAGCCgagtactatatatatatatatataatttttttatttttttatttatgattTGAAACCAAAACTTTGGAAAATTGTTTGATGTATGATTCAATAACTTTGTCATAGTAGCTATCAAGTACGATATAAATTAACAATTATTGAAATTTACAATATATCTCGTACGCGTAACTATAAGAACAATTAGATTTAAAAGAAATCATAATcttatttaaatttgaaagtaaagtAAACATTGCATGTTTTGAATATTTTACACGGTCTGTTGCAAAATTGGATAGTACGGTCATTGTTcttttagtttgaaagaaagtcTTCAGTCCTTTTTAGATGTTCATTGGGTAACGCATATGATTTGTAGTCTTCTTTGTTTTGGGGACTTATGCGTTTCTTctaatcatcaaaattttcagagaAATTTCTTAGTCATAGATGATTGATATAAGAAGTTTCAAACAATTGGTTGTATTAGATATTTCAACATAATAATAACTCAATTATTTTGATGAAACCGTAAAACCCGTTAAAACTAGAATTTGTAATGGTAAGGGTCAGAGTCATCTATGTAGTTTTTGTGGCAAATCCCGACCCTTGATAATTATTGTTGTAAAATCTGACACTCAAGACAAAAGACAAACTATTCTCTTCAGTTTCATAGACATAGACTTTTACACTGCGTGCGATGTATTTAAGCTTATTCACGTAATTATTTGTACCAATAATATAATTGTCACATGGCAGATCATTTCATacaaaaatgatgaaaaaaagACTTTAGATGAAATAAGATGTGAAAGTTCTAATTTCTTTTCCGTCATTTGGGGAATGAAATAACAAGCAACACATAAAAGAGACCAAATGACAGTGACAATAACAGATTCAATAATCACCTCAACCTCCTTCAACTATAGTTTTTATGATATCTAATTCTATAACATAGAACTATAGTTTTTAATGCATATGCTAAAACTTAAAATTCATCCATGTGGTAGCTAGACTTACTTTTCCATGTGCCATAAAAATTACAATGAATTATACAAATTTGAAATCTTAATGCGCTTTTATCACAAATCATTAAAAATATCTGACATCTTACCTTCATTCTACCTGTCTTTATGTTCATCCTGGCTTCAATACTCTATCTAGCTATCTTTAAATGCACACCCCATATGAATCCCAAATCAAGTTTTCATAGTATTATGACCACCTAAATATTTCAagaaaattcattattttctcAGTATGTCAGATTAATTTATGCAAATTGTATTAAACTTCAAACTTGATGTGGAATTACATCTGATTATTTCTCTCGGCACATATTAGTCTCTACGCTTGAAAAGCTTTTGAGGAAAGGTTCTAATATAACTatctttgtatatatatgaatatataatcAACCCTTATATCAAACTCCATCATTACTCCAATAACTTAATTTATTTCTTACAGTCAAAATTCCTGAACTTGTAAAATCTTACAGTTAAAATTCTTGTGCTTCATAtggttttttctcttctctatcTTTAAGCTCAATATGATAGAGGAGAGCCTACATAGTTATGACGCACCCACCATTCACTATAATACATGATAAAAGctatagattttttttccaatgaaaatgaaaattcagTACTCGTAAT
This genomic interval carries:
- the LOC126803272 gene encoding uncharacterized protein LOC126803272, which produces MRCKKHAADLTSTVGVCASCLRERLTTIIEAQTRAQGQLQIQAQLSCLHSRNSGVAPEEQPHHPNPPPPLIFPRSVSPYVSRRKSDDSAWPHHHSRSDHDHDNDNSHSHQRHHIRFYSTPQVGPTYDGAPATIGGSCKKSRPRFSLLTSLFRSRSDKFWTDPRVSSRDSIPTSASAAASPSWLSSIFAGKRGKKSKQCFADETPVRVRSRHRRARGMSPDFTHDGGGDDCEPSASGSGDSSTPDWKRTPVQATPSRRTRSGPVKNVSGLTFCLSPLVRAHWNQKGMQGFPPEHGITGEIRVATRPHLSSAASFSMNRSRKLADFGRVTSNR